CCCCAATTGTCGTAGTGCAGACCGTAGTGTTCCTACTTTGAGGTCACGATTTCCCCAATCCGGTAGCACCGAAGATTGCTGTGTATTGGGATTAAACCATTTTCGGTGAGAGCCACCCGCACGCCGAGGCAATTCTTGACAATTCAATGCTTTGAGTTTTCGAGCCACTTCGCGATACTTCATGGACTGACCACTAGAGTTTCTAGCCACAGGGAATGGTTAGCATCAGCAACGCAGAGATTTAGAGGCAAAGCTCGTCCTAAATCCTGATAAATCTCAACCACAGCAGCTAGAGCATCCTGAACATTGGCCAGAGCTTCTTCAACGGTGTTACCCTCGGTCAGAAGTTCTGGTAATAATGGGGATGTGACCGTAAATCCCCCTTCAGGTTG
The sequence above is a segment of the Planktothrix serta PCC 8927 genome. Coding sequences within it:
- a CDS encoding type II toxin-antitoxin system HicA family toxin, which translates into the protein MKYREVARKLKALNCQELPRRAGGSHRKWFNPNTQQSSVLPDWGNRDLKVGTLRSALRQLGIDWDVFNKT
- a CDS encoding type II toxin-antitoxin system HicB family antitoxin, with translation MLYKIPLLLSPQPEGGFTVTSPLLPELLTEGNTVEEALANVQDALAAVVEIYQDLGRALPLNLCVADANHSLWLETLVVSP